The following proteins are encoded in a genomic region of Ostrinia nubilalis chromosome 1, ilOstNubi1.1, whole genome shotgun sequence:
- the LOC135074395 gene encoding acireductone dioxygenase — protein MNKAWYMDDETSDQRLEHHRNPPEFISLDELYKKTGVEIFVLNVDTYATDGVFDKIKKDRGYTYEDELVCSKECFGQAYEEKLKSFYTEHIHTDEEIRFVLEGSGYFDVRDNKDQWIRILVTPGDLVVLPKAIYHRFTLDTKNHIKVKRLFIGTPVWQAYNRPADDMECRRVYVSQQRQGFATAF, from the exons ATGAACAAGGCGTGGTATATGGACGACGAGACAAGTGATCAACGCTTAGAGCACCACAGGAACCCACCAGAGTTCATCTCTCTCGACGAATTGTACAAGAAAACCGGTGTGGAAATATTCGTC CTGAATGTGGACACCTACGCTACAGATGGTGTGTTCGACAAAATCAAGAAGGACCGAGGCTACACCTACGAAGATGAGCTGGTGTGCTCCAAGGAATGCTTCGGGCAAGCATACGAAGAGAAACTCAAGTCATTCTACACCGAACATATTCACACTGATGAAGAAATCAG GTTCGTCCTGGAAGGCTCCGGGTACTTCGACGTGCGCGACAACAAAGACCAGTGGATCCGCATCCTGGTGACTCCGGGCGACCTGGTGGTGCTGCCTAAAGCCATCTACCATCGGTTCACTCTTGACACCAAG AACCACATCAAAGTGAAGCGGCTGTTCATCGGGACACCAGTGTGGCAGGCCTACAACCGGCCGGCGGACGACATGGAGTGCCGCCGCGTGTACGTGTCTCAGCAGCGCCAGGGCTTCGCCACCGCCTTCTGA